One stretch of Deltaproteobacteria bacterium DNA includes these proteins:
- the mfd gene encoding transcription-repair coupling factor encodes MNSSESDDESPRPALVRHNIEYLARIRRVIGDSPADLAVSGLRGAALPLVLAEALAAYEGPGLVVCADGEAAKRLIAETRAFLPDDGSRERLLPYPPWDIAPYESVSPHAAIVASRMAALSALLEPRSRAVVVAPVGALLKRVVPREKVLASSLALAVGEDADRDLCVLALEESGYHRVTLVEDVGEYAMRGGVVDFWSPLEHEPVRIEFDGDEIHSIRVFSPARQTTRKHIDRTRIFACRELLIDAPARAAFAARVKAVADDQDIERRTRERLVEEVQSRIHAPGMEFLLPLFFEHLDTVADYLPGDTLVVDVQPDLLDAMAEVENDLIHKRRAQAREAGKLCVEAEALFQAPAAFFERLDAFRSLTLGDVAPSRRGRGERVHLESQTLTTLREEILARAQDEHMLEPLVARLRKWVREERRIALVARQPSGVDRLRRLLGSYEFRTRTKADEPALDLGHVVSSPPGPTIPILEAELSGGVVMDEAGIAIVTEEEIFGKRRHGDRVASRKGEAIADFGDIAPGDAIVHVQHGIAVYQGLSKLAVRGYDGEFLALEYAGGDKLYLPVDRLAQVQRYVGSGGAAILDRLGGTSWEKTKDKARASIQAMARQLLSLYAMRAQQQGYAFGDGGETFTEFEETFPFEETPDQLQAITDVVADLRSTKPMDRLICGDVGFGKTEVALRAAFLAVLDGKQVAVLVPTTTLAFQHARTFASRMAAFGVNVQALSRFISDAERKKVREGLAAGTVDVVIGTHNLLSSRIKYKDLGLLVVDEEQLFGVSQKEKIKSMKQLVDVLTLTATPIPRTLHMSLMGIRDFSIIDTPPEDRLAVRTFVTRWDDDTIRESLRRELERGGQVFVIHNRIQSIDGVAARISRLAPGARVRIGHGQMPGDEIEELLIDFAEGRYDILVATTIVGSGLDFPRANTMLINRADLLGLAQLYQLRGRVGRSKVRAYCYLIVPDTDEVTEDARKRLAAIKTFTELGSGYKIAAKDLEIRGAGNLLGSEQSGHIAAIGYELYRELVDDEVRRLRGEVVAPRIETEVNLPVPAILPEEYVPEAPLRLSTYKAIADAPDEDALTNLRGEMLDRFGPLPQAAENLFSVMRVKIRGNRLGLRSVEYAKDHLIFAFHEQTPMSASDLVRLVGAAPDRYRLLPDGKLMEKIGKTEPETLWGELDRALHALESCVINRRFSRT; translated from the coding sequence ATGAACTCTTCGGAATCGGACGACGAGTCGCCGCGGCCGGCGCTCGTCCGGCACAACATCGAATACCTCGCCCGCATCCGGCGGGTGATCGGCGATTCCCCTGCGGATCTCGCCGTATCGGGCCTTCGCGGCGCGGCCCTGCCGCTCGTGCTGGCCGAGGCGCTCGCGGCGTACGAAGGGCCGGGACTGGTCGTCTGCGCCGACGGCGAGGCCGCCAAGAGGCTCATCGCCGAGACGCGCGCATTTCTGCCGGACGACGGATCGCGCGAGCGGCTGCTCCCGTATCCCCCATGGGATATCGCCCCCTACGAGTCGGTCTCGCCCCACGCGGCCATCGTGGCGTCGCGCATGGCGGCGCTCTCGGCGCTGCTCGAGCCGCGTTCGCGGGCCGTCGTCGTCGCGCCGGTCGGCGCGCTGCTCAAACGGGTGGTGCCACGCGAAAAAGTTCTCGCGTCGTCGCTCGCGCTCGCCGTCGGCGAAGATGCCGATCGCGACCTGTGCGTACTCGCGCTCGAGGAATCCGGCTACCACCGCGTGACGCTGGTCGAGGACGTCGGCGAATACGCGATGCGCGGCGGCGTCGTCGACTTCTGGAGCCCTCTCGAACATGAACCGGTGCGCATCGAGTTCGACGGCGACGAGATTCACTCGATCCGCGTCTTCTCGCCCGCGCGTCAGACGACCCGCAAGCACATCGACCGGACGCGCATCTTCGCCTGCCGCGAGTTGTTGATCGATGCGCCGGCGCGCGCCGCGTTCGCCGCGCGGGTCAAGGCCGTGGCCGACGATCAGGACATCGAGCGCCGCACGCGCGAACGGCTCGTGGAAGAGGTGCAGTCGCGCATTCACGCGCCGGGCATGGAGTTTTTGCTCCCTCTCTTTTTCGAGCACCTGGACACTGTGGCCGACTACCTGCCCGGCGACACGCTTGTCGTCGACGTGCAGCCCGACCTGCTCGACGCCATGGCCGAGGTGGAAAACGACCTCATCCACAAACGCCGTGCGCAGGCGCGCGAGGCGGGCAAGCTGTGCGTCGAGGCCGAAGCCCTCTTTCAGGCGCCCGCGGCGTTTTTCGAGCGGCTCGACGCGTTTCGTTCGCTGACGCTTGGCGACGTCGCCCCTTCGCGACGCGGTCGAGGCGAGCGCGTCCACCTGGAATCGCAGACCCTGACGACGCTGCGTGAGGAGATCCTCGCCCGCGCGCAGGACGAGCACATGCTCGAACCGCTTGTCGCGCGGCTGCGCAAGTGGGTGCGTGAAGAACGCCGCATCGCGCTCGTCGCGCGACAGCCCTCGGGCGTCGATCGCCTGCGCCGTCTGCTCGGGTCGTACGAATTCCGGACGCGAACAAAAGCGGACGAGCCGGCGCTCGATCTCGGCCACGTCGTGTCGAGCCCGCCGGGACCGACGATCCCGATTCTCGAGGCCGAACTGTCGGGCGGCGTGGTGATGGACGAGGCCGGCATCGCCATCGTCACCGAGGAAGAAATCTTCGGGAAACGACGGCACGGCGACCGCGTGGCGAGTCGAAAGGGCGAAGCCATCGCCGACTTCGGCGACATCGCACCGGGCGACGCCATCGTGCACGTCCAGCACGGCATCGCCGTGTATCAGGGCCTCTCGAAGCTCGCGGTGCGTGGTTACGACGGCGAATTCCTCGCGCTCGAATACGCCGGCGGCGACAAACTCTACCTGCCGGTGGATCGCCTGGCGCAGGTGCAGCGTTACGTGGGCTCCGGCGGCGCGGCGATCTTGGACCGACTCGGCGGAACGAGTTGGGAAAAGACCAAGGACAAGGCCCGCGCGTCGATTCAGGCCATGGCGCGCCAGCTGCTTTCGCTCTACGCGATGCGCGCCCAGCAACAGGGCTACGCGTTCGGCGACGGCGGCGAGACCTTCACCGAGTTCGAGGAAACGTTCCCCTTCGAGGAAACCCCCGACCAGTTGCAGGCCATCACCGACGTGGTCGCCGATCTGCGCAGCACGAAGCCGATGGACCGACTCATCTGCGGCGACGTGGGCTTCGGCAAGACCGAGGTGGCGCTGCGCGCGGCGTTTCTGGCCGTGCTGGACGGAAAGCAGGTCGCCGTGCTGGTGCCGACGACAACGCTGGCGTTTCAGCACGCGCGCACCTTTGCGTCGCGCATGGCCGCGTTCGGCGTCAACGTGCAGGCGCTCTCGCGGTTCATCTCCGACGCCGAACGGAAAAAAGTCCGCGAGGGGCTCGCGGCCGGCACGGTCGACGTCGTGATCGGCACGCACAACCTGCTCTCGTCGCGGATCAAATACAAAGACCTGGGCCTGCTCGTGGTCGATGAGGAGCAGCTTTTCGGTGTGTCGCAAAAAGAAAAGATCAAGTCGATGAAGCAGCTCGTGGACGTGCTGACGCTTACGGCGACGCCGATTCCGCGCACGCTGCACATGAGCCTGATGGGCATCCGCGACTTTTCGATCATCGACACGCCGCCCGAGGATCGGCTGGCGGTCCGCACCTTCGTGACGCGCTGGGATGACGACACGATCCGCGAGTCGCTTCGGCGTGAGCTCGAGCGCGGCGGCCAGGTCTTCGTCATTCACAACCGCATCCAGTCGATCGACGGCGTCGCCGCGCGGATTTCGCGGCTCGCGCCGGGCGCGCGCGTGCGCATCGGCCATGGCCAGATGCCCGGCGACGAGATCGAGGAGCTCCTGATCGACTTCGCCGAGGGACGCTACGACATCCTCGTCGCGACGACGATCGTGGGTTCGGGGCTCGATTTTCCCCGTGCCAATACGATGCTCATCAACCGCGCCGATCTGCTCGGCCTCGCGCAGCTCTATCAGCTTCGCGGACGTGTGGGACGCAGCAAGGTCCGCGCCTATTGTTATCTCATCGTCCCCGACACCGACGAGGTCACCGAGGACGCGCGCAAGCGCCTCGCCGCGATCAAGACGTTCACGGAATTGGGCAGCGGGTACAAGATCGCGGCCAAGGACCTGGAGATTCGCGGAGCGGGAAATCTGCTGGGATCGGAGCAGTCCGGGCACATCGCGGCGATCGGATATGAGCTGTACCGCGAACTGGTCGACGACGAAGTTCGCCGACTGCGCGGAGAGGTGGTCGCACCGCGAATTGAGACCGAAGTGAACCTGCCCGTTCCCGCGATTCTGCCCGAGGAATACGTTCCCGAAGCGCCGCTTCGGCTGTCGACCTACAAGGCGATCGCCGATGCGCCGGATGAGGACGCCCTGACGAATCTGCGGGGCGAAATGCTCGACCGTTTCGGACCCCTTCCGCAAGCCGCCGAGAACCTGTTTTCCGTGATGCGGGTGAAAATTCGCGGGAACCGGCTCGGGCTCCGAAGTGTCGAGTACGCCAAGGATCACCTGATCTTCGCGTTTCATGAGCAAACCCCGATGTCCGCAAGCGATCTGGTTCGGCTGGTGGGAGCCGCGCCGGATCGATACCGTTTGTTGCCCGATGGGAAACTGATGGAAAAGATTGGGAAAACCGAACCGGAAACGCTGTGGGGAGAGCTCGATCGAGCCTTGCACGCTCTGGAGTCTTGTGTTATCAACCGCAGGTTTTCACGTACGTGA
- a CDS encoding cysteine desulfurase encodes MRRIYLDNNATTPVDERVLAAMMPYFSDFFGNPSSIHQTGQRARRGMDDARESLASALGVEPKSIVFTSGGSESNNAVVFGVADLHAGRPRHIVTTAIEHDSVRKTCARLEAEGVAVTYLAPNALGIVEADAVADAIRPETILVSVMAANNEVGTLQPIEQIARIARERGVLFHTDAVQRAGKMPVRPGEWDADFVTLCAHKLHGPKGIGLLYIRPGVELPPFVIGGKHERLRRAGTENVPGIVGFAESWRCCDEYLAVSPGRMAELRDRLAERIVESTLDVRVTTRLDLCTPNTLHVCVRGLDSESLLMNLDMLGVSASSGSACASGSHEISHVLAAMGVPEEWALGAVRFSLSRNTTEEEVDEAAVIFSDVVRSLRASRDNGDERAANSV; translated from the coding sequence TTGAGACGTATCTATCTGGACAACAACGCGACGACGCCCGTGGACGAGCGCGTGCTCGCGGCCATGATGCCGTACTTCTCGGATTTCTTCGGCAACCCGTCGAGCATCCACCAGACCGGTCAGCGCGCGCGACGCGGAATGGATGACGCGCGCGAGTCGCTGGCGTCGGCGCTCGGCGTCGAACCGAAGTCCATCGTCTTCACGTCGGGCGGTTCCGAGTCGAACAACGCGGTCGTGTTCGGCGTGGCCGATCTTCACGCGGGCCGACCGCGCCACATCGTCACCACGGCGATCGAGCACGACTCGGTGCGCAAGACGTGCGCGCGGCTCGAGGCGGAGGGCGTGGCGGTTACGTATCTCGCGCCGAACGCGCTCGGCATCGTCGAAGCCGACGCGGTTGCGGACGCGATCCGTCCCGAGACGATCCTCGTCTCCGTCATGGCCGCGAACAACGAAGTCGGCACCCTCCAGCCGATCGAGCAGATCGCGCGGATCGCCCGCGAGCGCGGCGTGCTGTTCCACACCGACGCGGTTCAGCGCGCGGGCAAGATGCCGGTCCGGCCCGGCGAATGGGACGCCGATTTCGTCACGCTGTGCGCGCACAAGCTCCACGGACCCAAGGGCATCGGCCTGCTCTATATCCGCCCCGGCGTCGAACTGCCGCCGTTCGTCATCGGCGGCAAACACGAACGCCTGCGCCGCGCGGGCACCGAAAACGTGCCCGGCATCGTGGGCTTCGCCGAATCGTGGCGGTGCTGCGACGAATACCTCGCCGTATCGCCCGGGCGCATGGCCGAACTTCGCGATCGGCTTGCCGAGCGCATCGTGGAGTCGACGCTTGACGTGCGCGTGACAACCCGGCTCGATCTGTGCACGCCGAACACGCTGCACGTGTGCGTGCGAGGACTCGACAGCGAATCGCTTCTCATGAACCTCGACATGCTCGGGGTATCGGCGTCGTCCGGCAGCGCGTGCGCGTCGGGCAGCCACGAGATCAGCCACGTGCTCGCGGCCATGGGCGTTCCCGAAGAATGGGCGCTCGGCGCGGTGCGTTTTTCGCTCTCGCGAAACACCACCGAAGAGGAGGTCGACGAGGCCGCCGTCATTTTTTCGGACGTGGTGCGTTCGTTGCGCGCATCCCGCGACAATGGGGACGAGCGCGCCGCGAATTCGGTCTGA
- a CDS encoding peptidylprolyl isomerase, with protein sequence MLKRIATLAGSAVIALSMLACQQPAGPGGAPAPSKKSGTQLAKVGNETITFEDFNSKIEKIPPFYKRRVATKKGKLEFLDRLVQEELYYQEAIAKGMDKDPEYLEQLSQIQKSILAGKVKKDLMEAKKEVSAEDAKKYYNEHPEEFQTPDQVTVRHILLRTKRGDSPDKEKEVETKALQVHGEITGNKLTFAAAAEKYSDDKGSAKKGGELPPIRKGLKSKEFDDVAFAMAKENEVSRPFKDRRGWNILQFVKKETAQPKEFDKVESQIQRKLAQNFQKDSMDKFTEELRKKYPVEIKDDLLKDDEGATDEPAPDMPGFPGEGDEGEPGEGGPMKLQVKPQGDGAAAGAGAAATGAAAPAPGEPEKK encoded by the coding sequence ATGTTGAAACGTATCGCCACGCTGGCCGGCTCGGCGGTGATCGCCCTGTCGATGCTCGCCTGCCAGCAGCCCGCGGGTCCCGGCGGAGCCCCCGCGCCGTCCAAGAAGTCGGGCACCCAGCTCGCCAAGGTCGGCAACGAGACCATCACGTTCGAGGATTTCAATTCGAAGATCGAAAAGATTCCTCCGTTCTATAAGCGGCGCGTCGCCACCAAGAAGGGCAAGCTGGAGTTCCTCGATCGCCTCGTGCAGGAAGAACTCTACTATCAGGAAGCCATCGCCAAGGGCATGGACAAGGATCCCGAGTATCTGGAGCAGCTTTCGCAGATCCAGAAGTCGATCCTCGCCGGCAAGGTGAAAAAGGACCTCATGGAAGCCAAGAAAGAGGTCAGCGCCGAGGACGCGAAGAAGTACTACAACGAGCACCCCGAGGAGTTCCAGACTCCCGACCAGGTGACCGTGCGCCACATCCTGCTTCGCACCAAGCGCGGCGACTCGCCCGACAAGGAAAAAGAAGTCGAGACGAAGGCGCTGCAGGTCCACGGCGAAATCACCGGCAACAAGCTCACCTTCGCCGCGGCCGCCGAGAAGTACTCGGATGACAAAGGCTCCGCGAAAAAAGGCGGCGAGCTGCCCCCGATCCGCAAGGGCCTCAAGAGCAAGGAATTCGACGACGTGGCGTTCGCGATGGCGAAGGAGAACGAAGTCTCCAGGCCGTTCAAGGATCGTCGCGGCTGGAACATCCTCCAGTTCGTGAAGAAGGAAACCGCGCAGCCCAAGGAATTCGACAAGGTCGAGAGCCAGATCCAGCGCAAGCTCGCGCAGAACTTCCAGAAGGACTCCATGGACAAGTTCACCGAGGAACTTCGCAAGAAGTACCCGGTCGAGATCAAGGATGACCTGCTGAAAGACGACGAAGGCGCGACGGACGAGCCCGCACCCGACATGCCCGGATTCCCGGGCGAGGGTGACGAGGGCGAACCCGGCGAAGGCGGACCGATGAAGTTGCAGGTTAAGCCGCAGGGCGACGGCGCCGCCGCCGGCGCGGGCGCCGCGGCAACCGGCGCGGCCGCCCCGGCTCCCGGCGAGCCCGAAAAGAAGTAA